DNA from Cyanobacteriota bacterium:
CCTAAGGCCACAGGGCCGAGCTTATCACTCATGCCATAGCGAGTTACCATCTGGCGTGCAACCCGTGCCACCTGTTGCAAATCGTTGGAAGCACCAGTTGTTACTTCTTCATCACCAAAGACAATTTCTTCGGCCACTCGGCCACCCAGGGCTACAGCCATCTGGTTTTGCAGATAGGAGCGGGAGAGTAATCCAGAGTCCATACGATCCTCACTGGGGGTAAACCACGTTAACCCGCCAGCACGTCCACGCGGGATAATACTAATCTTTTGTACAGGGTCATAGTCGGGCATTAATGCACCCACAAGGGCGTGGCCAGCCTCGTGGTAAGCAACTACCTGCTTGCGCTTTTCACTCATAACCCGGTCTTTCTTCTCTGGGCCAGCTAAAACGCGATCGATCGCATCATTCACCTCATCCATAGAAATCTCGGTCAGGTTGCGACGTGCCGCCAGGATAGCTGCTTCATTCAACAGGTTTGACAAATCTGCGCCAGTGAAGCCAGGGGTACGACGGGCAATTTTCTCTAAATCCACGTCCTTTGCCAAGGTCTTGCCACGGGCATGAACATTGAGAATTTCAAGGCGGCCTGCATAGTCGGGGCGATCGACCACAACTTGGCGATCAAACCGTCCGGGACGTAACAAGGCTGCATCCAGAACATCAGGACGGTTGGTGGCTGCAATCACAATAATGCCTGTATTGCCCTCAAACCCATCCATTTCTGTCAACAACTGGTTCAGGGTTTGCTCACGTTCATCATTCCCCCCACCAAGACCAGCACCTCGCTGCCGACCAACGGCATCAATTTCATCAATGAACACAATGCACGGAGCATTGGACTTAGCCTGCTCAAATAGGTCGCGGACACGAGAGGCACCCACGCCTACGAACATCTCAACGAATTCAGAACCAGAGATGGAGAAGAAGGGCACGCCAGCCTCGCCGGCAACCGCCCGTGCCAACAGGGTTTTACCAGTGCCAGGAGGCCCAACTAACAACACGCCCTTGGGAATCTTGGCTCCAACAGCGGTAAAACGATCAGCATTCTTAAGGAAGTCTACTACCTCTGCCAGCTCCAATTTGGCCTGCTCGATGCCTGCAACATCCCCAAAGGTTACTTGGGTTTGGGGTTCCATTTGCACTCGCGCGCGGGACTTGCCAAAATTCATAGCTTGGTTGCCGGGGCCGTTCTGAGCACGACGCAATAGCAGAAATAGACCTGCTATCAACAAGATCGGAAAGAAGAGACTGCTTAGTGACCGCACCCAGAAGCCATCAGCACTCTGAGGCTCTACTTGAATATCAACCCCTTTAGCAACAAGAGTGTTAATCAGGTCTGGATCATTAGCCAGATTGACAGCAACGCGCCTGCCATCATTAGTCTTGACTCGAGCTTTGGTGCGATCGCGAGTCACCGTAACCTGTTCCACTTGATTGTTTTCTACACTCTGTAGGAATTGACTGTAGCGCCACGTCTCTTGCGGGGGTTGCTTATTTTCAAACAATGCTGTAGCTAGGGCAACAACAACAATTGCTAGCAATACATATAACCCAGCATTTCTCCATCGCTTATTCACTAAACCCAATCCTCCTACATCCGATGAAACGGGATTTCTTTTATTAAAACGCAATATCCTTATATTAACGAATATTAAGCACTTCAGGCTTAGATTATAGGATCGCTACCTAGGGAGCAATATCATCGGGATTAACCCCGATCGCTCTCAGATAGG
Protein-coding regions in this window:
- the ftsH3 gene encoding ATP-dependent zinc metalloprotease FtsH3, whose amino-acid sequence is MGLVNKRWRNAGLYVLLAIVVVALATALFENKQPPQETWRYSQFLQSVENNQVEQVTVTRDRTKARVKTNDGRRVAVNLANDPDLINTLVAKGVDIQVEPQSADGFWVRSLSSLFFPILLIAGLFLLLRRAQNGPGNQAMNFGKSRARVQMEPQTQVTFGDVAGIEQAKLELAEVVDFLKNADRFTAVGAKIPKGVLLVGPPGTGKTLLARAVAGEAGVPFFSISGSEFVEMFVGVGASRVRDLFEQAKSNAPCIVFIDEIDAVGRQRGAGLGGGNDEREQTLNQLLTEMDGFEGNTGIIVIAATNRPDVLDAALLRPGRFDRQVVVDRPDYAGRLEILNVHARGKTLAKDVDLEKIARRTPGFTGADLSNLLNEAAILAARRNLTEISMDEVNDAIDRVLAGPEKKDRVMSEKRKQVVAYHEAGHALVGALMPDYDPVQKISIIPRGRAGGLTWFTPSEDRMDSGLLSRSYLQNQMAVALGGRVAEEIVFGDEEVTTGASNDLQQVARVARQMVTRYGMSDKLGPVALGRQQGNMFLGRDIAAERDFSEETAAMIDDEVKRLVDAAYRCAKDVLTNNRPVLDKLASMLVDKETVDAEELQELLATSDVKMATVA